A window of Variovorax paradoxus EPS genomic DNA:
GCGATCTCGCGCTCGCTGGCCCTGAGGTAATACCAGCCCAGGCCCGCGGCCATCAGGCCGAGCAGCAGCGCACCGATCAGGGGGGACAGCCGCTTGAGGCTTTGCTTGAACTTCAGAAGTCCCGGAGATGATTTCATGCCTGACTACAAAGGAAAGGAAAGGGCGTACGAAAAGCTCGACCAGGCATCACGGTAGGCCTTGATGAAGAGTTCCACCACGGAGCGGTCCGCCCCCGGGAAGGTGCCGAACAACATGAGGGCCAGGACGCCCGCGACGAGCAGGTATTCGGTGATGACCTGGCCGCGCTGGCCGCGCTGGCCGCGACGCGCCGCGGGTTGTGCCTGGCGCGGCGAGGGACGATGGCGATGGCGTGGATGCATGGCGAGGTGGTGGCTAGTCGGGGGTGGTCTGGCTCGCGACGACGATGTAGGCGTCGTCGCGCCGGGCGATGGTCACGACCATCTCCTCGGCGCCGCGGCGAAACACCAGCGCCGAGCGCTCACCGCCTTCGACGGTGCGGTCCTGCAGCAGCGTCCAGCCGAGGCGGATCATTTGTTCGCGCAGGTAGAGCGCATTGGTCTCCACGCTCACGCCGTTGGTGACCATGATGGTCCGGTTGCGCTGGCCCTCGTCGTAGGAGAGGGTGTCCGAGATCACCAGCGAGCCGGGTGGGCGCGGAAAGCCCTTGCCGACGCGCTCGGCGCGCTCCTCCGCGCTCCCGCCCCCCTCTTCGTAGATCACGGCCGCGACCAGCCGGCCGACCGTGCCCGAGGGAACCGCACGCAGTTGCACCGTCACCTGGTACACGCCGAGCCGGGCGCCGAGCACGCGGGACTCGCCCACGCTGCTCACGCCATACCCGGTCTTGTCGGCGAACCATTTCTCGTAGTAGCGCGAGATCTCCTGCATCGACTCGGCGGATTCGAAACCGCGGATCTGCATCGGGATGGTGTTGTGCTCCATGTACTGGGCGACCCAGTAGTTTTTCGCACCGGAGGGCGACGGAATGGCCGGCCAGTCGCGTTGCGGCGGCGCGGCGAACGCGAGCCCGCCCATGCACAGCCATGCAAGGCAAAGAACCCATCGCAGCAGCGTTGCCTGGCGCTTCATCAGGGCAGCGTGTTCACCACGCGCGGCGGTGGAAAGGAGCGGTAGTAGCGAAACCTGTTCTTCGTGCTGCCGCCGACGGCATCGCCTTCGCCACCGGTCTCGCCATCCGCAGCGCCCGCGTCCGGCATCCGCTCGAAGCGGTCGAGCGGCGACTTTTCGGTCTGGTCGCCCGGCAGGAAACCGAAATTGAGGTTCGAGGTGGGGAAGCTGGGAAAGGCCTGGTTGATCGTGTAGGAGGTCTGGTGAAGGCCGCTGCGCAGTTGCTGGTAGTAGATGCTGTCGAGCAGCTTCATCGGCATCAGGCCCTGGATCTTCTTGTCCTCGCGGTTGGTGCCGCCGGCGTTCCACGCCTCGGTGAGCATGGTGACCTGTTCGCTCAGCGCGATCTGCGGGACCAGCTTGAAATGCGTGTTGGTCTGCGTGACGTTCACCTCGTTGCGCAGGTACCCGCCGCTCACGAAGGTGAACTTGCCGAGCGACCCCGTCAGCACGTTGCTCCCGAGCTTGTCCTGCACGGTGCGGATCTTGTCCCACAGCATGTCGCTGGCATTCAGCAGCGAAGGCAGGGGGGCGGCCGTGGTCGATGCGCTCACGCTGACGGTGTTCGGGTCGATGGGCGGGAGCGTCGGCTCGAACTCCGCGATCTCGGGGGCATGGATCGAGATGCCGGGCGTCGTGCGGTCGCGGAAGATGTGGCGCCGCAGGTCGCGCGTGACTTCGTCGTCGGACTTCTTGATGGCGCCGGACGCACCCTTGGCCTCCTCCGCGTCGATGGCGTCCGTGCCGGGCATCCACACGGTGCGCTGCCAGGCGAGCAGCTTTGCGGCCGAAGCGGTCTGCATGCCCTTGATGCCGTATTCCCCGATGGCGGGAATCGCCGCCAGCGTGAGGGCCGCGAAGCTCATCGCGAGCAGCGTCTCGGTCATCGAATGGCCCGACGCGCGGGACATTGCGCAGCCCACGCGCGGGTGCGGATCGGTTTTCAAGCGGCGTGCTCCCGGGCTCAATTGGCGCTGTCTTCGTCGGCCGAAGCGCCGAGGGCCGTGCCGCCCACGGCGATGGCACGGGCCCACAGCGAGGGCTCCACGTTGTGCACATGCCAGTAGGGGCTGAAGAGGCTGCGGTGCTCGATGTAGCCGCCCGCAAAGCCGACGTTGTACTTGCCGATCATCGGCGGGTCGTCCGTCGAGAAATCGCGCCGCGCCCAGCGGTCCTGCGGGCGACGGAAGTACACCTGCGCCGTCGACACCGCCTTGATCTCCCGGCCGGCAAAGTTGTCCCGAAGGCCCACGCGGCCATCCGCATCCGGATTGCCGAAGCCGGCCACCTGGCCGGTGCGCACCTTGTCGCCGCCCTTTTGCACGACCAGCGTGAGCGCCGGGCCCTTGTCGGTGTTCTTGCCCCACTTGAGCGGGTTGCTGCCCTTGATGCCGTTCTCCGCGAGCCAGTTGTCTGCCTCGTGGGCGACCATCGGCGGATGCTCCTTGACGTCCACATAGCGCGGCAGCGTCCAGTCCTCCGTGAGCCTGGTGCCGATGCCGGTGCGCGGGCCGTAGTGCATCTTGGCGTTGAAGACCAGCACTGGGATGGTGCCGAGAAGCGGCCCACCGTTGCTGTCGTTTGCCGCGTAGTTGAAGGAGCCGCGCTCCATGTAAGCGACATCGTCGATCTTGCCGTTCAGGCCGCCGTAGTCGCGCGCTTCGCGGTAGTAGCTGCGCAGTGTCAGGCGCTGTCCTTCCCAACTGCTCATGTAGTGCGGCCCACCCGCCGCAGCGGCCCCGGCACCAAGCCCGAAACGCCCGCGCGCAATGTCGCCCCGGCCGCCGATGATGTCGGTGTAGAGCGCACCGAGCGGCAACTTGATCTCGATGGAATCGGCCGATTGCCAGCGGATGCGACCCATCTCCCCGCTGGCCGAGCTATCGGTTGCGACCAGTTCCGTGCCGCCCTTCCACTCGACGAGCTCGTTCAAGACCAGGCCGGTGATTTCGCCGAAGCCCGGCGGAGGCTTCTGCATCTCCTTGACGATGCCTTGCAACGGGCCCGCGAGGCTGCCGCCGATCCAGCTGGCCCAGTCGGGCAGGAAGCGGCGCTTCTTGGTCCAGTCGTCGCGTATGGCTTGCGCGGCGTGCGCGAAGCGCATCACCTCGTTGAATTCGCCTTCTTCGAAGGCGCCCTTCTGCGACTGCTGGTAGGAATCCAGGTAGCCGCCAAGGTCGATCACGAATTTGGTGGCAAAGATTTCGGTCTCGCCGCGCGGCAGCGAGACGTCGGGATCGTTCGACTTCAGCACGTCGGAAATGATCTGCGGCATCTGTGCCACCGTGCTCGCGAGCATGGCGGTCTGGCTGAGGGAGATGCCTTCGTCGAGC
This region includes:
- a CDS encoding Tad domain-containing protein produces the protein MVVAPRPCTIADRQSGQAIVYLVAMLPVIFLSVLVVYNTAQSTREKIRLQNTADATTYSASVLTARTLNYLSYTNRAMAGNEAGIATLASVQTSIGAFVTSAANIQEGLVVAKGFEGANNFARSLRPIVGLPYIPKYARNVIQAYRLQRKADRIADLVEPLAKPTQVAVDVLRVLDEGISLSQTAMLASTVAQMPQIISDVLKSNDPDVSLPRGETEIFATKFVIDLGGYLDSYQQSQKGAFEEGEFNEVMRFAHAAQAIRDDWTKKRRFLPDWASWIGGSLAGPLQGIVKEMQKPPPGFGEITGLVLNELVEWKGGTELVATDSSASGEMGRIRWQSADSIEIKLPLGALYTDIIGGRGDIARGRFGLGAGAAAAGGPHYMSSWEGQRLTLRSYYREARDYGGLNGKIDDVAYMERGSFNYAANDSNGGPLLGTIPVLVFNAKMHYGPRTGIGTRLTEDWTLPRYVDVKEHPPMVAHEADNWLAENGIKGSNPLKWGKNTDKGPALTLVVQKGGDKVRTGQVAGFGNPDADGRVGLRDNFAGREIKAVSTAQVYFRRPQDRWARRDFSTDDPPMIGKYNVGFAGGYIEHRSLFSPYWHVHNVEPSLWARAIAVGGTALGASADEDSAN